The nucleotide sequence ATTGAAACAACAGTAAATGACAGTTTTTGTAACTTCATAAACTATTTTGCTTATTTGTCTTGATAGGCAAAAGCCGATGAAATTGCAAAGCTGATGAATGAGAATGAGCGGCTGAAGTCTTTGCTCGAGGATCAATTAGTAAGTACAAGTTTATTTCGTTCAATATGGATGTGAATATGCATGATTATATCAAgatattttgttgtttattgtctaTTCTTTGTAGATGCTTCTTCACTTCCTTTTGTATTGTAGCAGTTTCATTGTTTAGCGTAACTTCTTAGATAGTGCACAATAAGGTGTCGTCTCGCCTGATAGATACAATAACAGTAGTTGAAAATTTGATACCTACAAAGCTACTTTTTAAAGTTGGATTCATATAGTTGAACTTTCGATACATTATAGACGCTATACTCTTTTTTAAGCTGTGTGAGATATGTTAAAACCAAGATCCTTTGTTGTAGTTCTATTATATTTGCAGTCTGATTGATTTGTAATATTAAACAGAGAAAATCAAACGAAGTTGAAGTCGAATCCTTAAGAGAAGAGTATCATCAAAGGGTATCAACTCTTGAAAGAAAGGTAAAGTTGTTTAATCTTGTAATATTTAGCTACATTGTATCTTCGTTGCCGAATATTACTCTCggcttaattttttttattattcaggTTTATGCTCTCACGAGAGAAAGAGATACCTTACGTAGAGAGCAAAACAAAAAGAGTGATGCCGCTGCTCTTCTTAAGGAAAAGGATGAAATCATCACTCAAGTTATGGCAGAAGGTAAATCCGTAAATATCTCGAATACTTTATTGACTGGTAGTATTTTATCCTGGTGTTCGTCATTTCACATGTGAAATTATACTTTTTTCTCGATATTTCTagtagtatatgtatataaagtTATGATATCTTTCCTTTTCGTTCATTTAGGTGAAGAGCTTTCAAAGAAGCAAGCTGCTCAAGAATCGACAATTAGGAAACTTCGTGCACAGGTTTAATTTTCTTTAGAAGCCAAAACTGCTAGATTGCTTTTATCTCTTATGCTAAATTTTATTTTTGGTGAACGCTAGATCCGAGAGTTTGAAGAAGAGAAAAAGGGATTGATTACAAAGCTGCAGGTATTTGTATTCATTTATCTCTGAGTAATTAATAGTCGTATGATGGTTCAAAGATAAAACTTAACCTGAATTGAGCCGTCGTTTAATTTAACGGGCCGGATTTCTGATTCGATTAACTTGTTAGGCTGAAGAAAACAAGGTAGAGAGTATAAAGAAGGACAAAGCGGCTACAGAAAAACTGCTTCAGGAAACAATAGAGAAAAACCAGGCTGAATTTGCAACTCAAAAGGAATTTTATACAAATGCATTGAGTGCAGCTAAAGAAGCTGAAGCATTAGCAGAGTCACGTGCAAACGATGAGGCCAGAATTGAATTAGAGAGTCGTTTGAAAGAAGCCGAAGAACGTGAAGCTATGCTTATTCAAactttagaagaattaagacaaactCTGAGCAGAAAGGAGCAGCAGGTTTGCGTTTTAAAcgttttagatttttttttttatatattttcaaagTTAATTAATAATCTGCTTATATCTGTAATTTTTGTTGTTGCAGTCTGTATTTAGAGAAGATATGCTAAGGAGAGACATCGAGGACCTTCAAAAACGATACCAAGTGTGTATTGCTTTCATAAATAAAAGTTCCCTACTTTTTAATCTTTCTGATTAAGCTCTTCCTTTAATTAACTAACTGATAACTATGCACCGTTGGTCCCTAGGCAAGTGAGCGTCGATGTGAAGAGTTGGTTACACAAGTTCCCGAATCTACTAGACCTCTTCTAAGGCAAATCGAAGCTATTCAGGTTTGTTTGCGTTTACACTTCGTTTCACTGAATATGTTTTTGTCCAGTTCCTTTTAGTTTTAAATAGTTAATGCACCATCTTAATATTATAAGAATCCAATATTTTGAAATAAGTGAAAATCCACTGTGGGCGACGTAAGGCTAGTTCTGCGCGCTTGACTATTTATTAACCTCGTTAGCTACTTTTTTATCCACTTTATCGTGACATGAATGTATAAAAGATAGTTTTTTTTTACTGATCGAAGTCGTTTATATGATCGGTAACACCGTAACAGGAAACAACTGCTAGAAAGGCAGAAGCGTGGACTGCTGTCGAGAGATCACTAAACTCACGCCTGCAGGAAGCTGAGGCCAGAGCGGCTGGAGCAGAAGAACGAGAACGTTCTGTTAACGAACGTTTATCGCAAACATTATCTCGTATAAATGTTCTAGAAGCTCAGGTTTGTTAGTTTTAAATATTGGTTCCAATAGtaatcaaggttgcaaaaatcgctacttgGGGAGTACTCGGAAACTCGAGGAGTACTTCTGATGTTAACCAAGTTTGACGTTGACCGATTTTCCGAGTAATCATTTACTCCCGAGTTTTGACCAATTTTCCTTGTAATTTCGAGTTTGGccgagttttgaccgattttccgagtaatcccgagtttgaCAGAGTTTGACTGAGTTTGACCGAGTTGCAAAAATCGAGTACTCGCTGAGTAATTCCAAATTCTGCAACACTGATAATAGTAACTAACAAtgattttatttatatattgttGTAGATATCTTGTTTGCGAACAGAGCAAACGCAACTTGCGAAATCCCTTGAAAAAGAAAGACAGCGAGCATCCGAAAGTAGACAGGATTACTTAGCACTAAAAGAAGAGGCTGATACTCATGAAGCTCGTGTGAATCAGCTTAATGACACGATACAGGAACTCAAACAGAAACATAAGCAAGAGCTTCACGAAGCGTTAACGCACCGTGAACTTCTACAGCGGGTACAGTTCGTCTCGTCACTAAAAAATTAGCCATTTCAATAATatattctcaaaaaaaaaaaaaaaaaaaaactaattatgACCTGTACACCTTTTTTTGAAGGATATCGAACGTGAAAAAACTGCTCGTTTGGAACTGGAAAAGGCAGCTCATCTTCAATCTTCTACTGTTCCGATAGCCAGAACAAAGTCTACATCTGAGAATGGTAAAGTAGCTATAATTGTATTTTGCTTTATACGTCTTCTTTCTTATGTCTGGCTTATTTGAAATTGTTTTATATATATGGTTAACTTTTTATTTGTAGGTTTGAGTCGCAGACTCTCTAGTGCTAGCAGTTTGAGTAGCATGGAGGAAAGTTTTTATTTGCAAGCGTCTTTGGACTCGTCTGATACTCCTCCTGAAAGAAAAAATCCCGGAGATGCAACAATGAGTTCGTATTATTTAAAAAGCAAAACACCAAATGCGTTTGAAGCTGCCCTTCGACAAAAAGAGGGTGAACTTGCATCTTACATGTCTCGACTGGTATATATTTCTCTATATATTTCTCTAACGCTTCACCatttaataacaataaataataaatatttaatattagtTTATGACATATTCTGATTCGATGTTAGGCGTCCATGGAATCCATTCGGGACTCTCTTGCTGAGGAGTTGGTTAATATGACTGCAGAGGTacattttatttagtttaattgttATGCTCTTCACTTGTAGACAACAAGTGTTACACATTAAAATTCATTTTCGAATATTTATTGCTGTGCAGTGTGAAAGATTACGGTCAGAAGTTTCTCAGCTGCCTGGCATGAAAGCAGAGTTGGAAGCATTACGACGCAGGCATGCCGCTGCGTTGGAGTTAATGGGTGAACGGGATGAGGAGGTACATATGGGTGACTTTTGTGACCCGTCAATTGTTGATATGTTCTGGTCTCTGAACTAAAAACGTTTGGCCCAATTTTTGCCTTAATAACTTAAGAATAATTTAATGAGTTAACTATGGTTATATGCATTATAAGTAGACTTTGGCTGATTTAACCTCTTTGACCCTGTTTGAGATTCAACACAACCCATATCGACCTATTCGTAGGTAGAATGGGTTGATAGTGCCAGCTCCTCTTCATTATGGCTATACATGACCTAATTCTGAAATTTTTGTTTTGTATAGCTTGAAGAGCTTCGGGCTGATATTGTGGACTTGAAGGAGATGTATAGAGAACAAGTAAACATTCTTGTAAATAAGGTATTTTATATTTATTGGCAATCAAAGTAAACATATTCTACTAAATAGCACGTTCCCAGTGACTCGTTTGTAGCGAGTAGTATGAATTCAAACGAAATTTTGTCTAATTTGCTCGGTCTTGTCTTGTGTAGATCCAGGTGTCGAGTTCACAAATTGGTGCTGCCTAAAGGAAGAGGCCGTTGCGATCTTGTATCTGGAAAATACTACATTATAGTATACGGAAAATACCGTTTTATCCCTTTTCCCATTGGGTGAATGATCTTATATTTGCAGAATGATGCTTTATTACTGATGTCTTGTGATGAGTCTAAGAGCTTTTTTGCAGCTTCTATTGATTTAAAAGGATAGTAAATAATAACATAAGGTGAATTTTATTTTTTGATTTATTATTTGAGTGTAGACTCATTTTGTCTTAGGCATGAGTTTTAGATGCATCTTCCATTTTGCCATTTGTAATTATTTTGTGAAAGCCAAGTACATCAAGTTTATTTGGGGAGGCAATATAGGAGCATTCGTGACCAAACCCTAATAATGCCATACCACATCTAATACAAGTTGGGAAGTTGTGTTTTTAGTTGTTGCTAATTATAGATAACAATATTCAGTTTATAGTTAcgcatgattataattattataacatgcATAATAACGAGGGAGTTTGTTAGTCTTGTTTGTAATATTAAATGTACGGAgtatacattattgcatatttattTATCCAAGTACAGACACTTATATCACGATTATACAAACAAATTTAATCCAAGGACTTGAACTTCAACCTTTATTATAATTAAAAGAGCGCCACTATATTAGGATGTCCTTCGGTATGGTCtgactctcttagcgagaggttagGAGTTCGACTCTGCTGgactgcaacattgcactcaatgttatccttgacctgaagtatccactcaggtcgcctttcgcttagtgcaGGGGTAGCGGGGAGAGGGGTTTTACCGGctatgccctcggattggtccgggtttctTCTAGGGCAGTAGTTGATGGCGGGTTATGCGACTAtgggagatgaacgcgtgagtggcTAAGTTCTCTGGATGATCTCAAACTGaggtccaaaaaaaaaaaaagaatgtcatttggtaaaaaaaacaaaaaacaaaacccTTGTAACTATAGCCTTGATGAATATATATCCCCTAATTAGTAAAGTAACAAACATATAGAATAATAGAAACTAATCAAAGTGAATGAACTGTGGAAGCAAAATTAAATAGTTGATCACAGTTATGTTGTTAATAACTATTTTTATTTGAACACTATGGTTCCGACAGTCGAGACGGATGTTGATCAACgttaactttttatatattttttaaacataaatatgtaaaaataaaaacaaatatctaTGTTTAATTTGAAACAATatttatgtttaaaatatatattaaaactcaATGTTGGTTAAAATCTGTCTCGACTCCGTCGCGATCGTTTTTATGGTTTTTGACCGTTTTTTTATCTTTGTTGACCGTTGTTTAATCGTTGACCGATTTTTTTTCCCCGTTTGATCCATTGTGATGGTACACAAGTAAATCTGTTGTgacgtaagttttttttttttttttacaacagtgTTTATAGTACGCCAAAACACCAACAAACCGTACTAGAATGTTTTTGAAATGGCAAAATGCTACTCAGGGAATTCATTATGTTATTGTGACCATAATGTACAAGTATCATGCATAACACATTCGAACACATTCTATATATATTCAATAAGAGAACACGAACAACAAAATTGCAATTGGAACTGCAATGGATTTTAAAACCCGATTTGTTAACCCCGTAAATAATAAATGTGGTAACTATAAAACAAAAGCAATATATGTTGGATGAGTGGTTATGGGGTTCTTATTAACCTAGTGGTCATCGGTTCGAAACATGGTGGTCCTTTTATTTTTTTAGAAACTTAAAATCggatttatttaaattaaatagtGTCGTACATAT is from Rutidosis leptorrhynchoides isolate AG116_Rl617_1_P2 chromosome 10, CSIRO_AGI_Rlap_v1, whole genome shotgun sequence and encodes:
- the LOC139869968 gene encoding golgin candidate 5-like is translated as MAWFSGKVSLGNFPDFSEAVSKISESVKTIEKNFDNALGLDENNPNAAASSSSTSQGGSGLWSTDIMSFMGKKDDEDDDDDDDDDVKSSEKIESLEKNASPNPPSSSREHETAEDDDEVDSTYEHGEVNVETLKPEEDHDYPSNINKLVSEETEVGIEKSAEKDIVVDKQVDEIADRSLETNIALSEEAESIGKTNIGVSEEQSVDHAEQQQDNSESDSVKDSGSPEHKSVTSEDQVIDSNDALPTFDLQKDEDESKKQEEPMQAVHAVEVESATPDDDDSKMVANEGDTSANVHLTEQVTGEHETNINEQGSSSGRNLSDNEDLAVELEKVKKEMKLMETALLGAARQAQAKADEIAKLMNENERLKSLLEDQLRKSNEVEVESLREEYHQRVSTLERKVYALTRERDTLRREQNKKSDAAALLKEKDEIITQVMAEGEELSKKQAAQESTIRKLRAQIREFEEEKKGLITKLQAEENKVESIKKDKAATEKLLQETIEKNQAEFATQKEFYTNALSAAKEAEALAESRANDEARIELESRLKEAEEREAMLIQTLEELRQTLSRKEQQSVFREDMLRRDIEDLQKRYQASERRCEELVTQVPESTRPLLRQIEAIQETTARKAEAWTAVERSLNSRLQEAEARAAGAEERERSVNERLSQTLSRINVLEAQISCLRTEQTQLAKSLEKERQRASESRQDYLALKEEADTHEARVNQLNDTIQELKQKHKQELHEALTHRELLQRDIEREKTARLELEKAAHLQSSTVPIARTKSTSENGLSRRLSSASSLSSMEESFYLQASLDSSDTPPERKNPGDATMSSYYLKSKTPNAFEAALRQKEGELASYMSRLASMESIRDSLAEELVNMTAECERLRSEVSQLPGMKAELEALRRRHAAALELMGERDEELEELRADIVDLKEMYREQVNILVNKIQVSSSQIGAA